The genomic segment TTCACAACGTATTTGGCTCACTATTTTATAGTTTGTTAAACGTTCAAAACCTAGTTCTATATCACAGAAAAATTGATAGTCTAAATTCGAGTTTAGTTGCTCAATCAATTTTCTATCTGAACAATTAGCATAATGTTTTAAAAACATTAAACCTAGTCTTCCTTTAGGACTAAAAAGATAGTTTCTCCCTTTTGATTGTTCAGAAATACCAAAAGAGCTAACTAAATCATTCCAAGGAATTGCAGAGTAGATTTTACCTAAATCTCCCTCTAAAAATCGCGCATAATGAGCATCATAATTCTCGCTGAGGGGAAAAAATTGAAATGCGGTGTTGCATTTCAGAAATTCTTCGTACTTTCATAATTGTCGAAATTAAAACCCCGTTTTTTGCCTATATTGGCCATTTTCGGGGTTTATTATAGCTACAAAATACAACAAATCCCTCGTAAAAACAAGGGATGCGTTGTTTTATGAAAGCGCCTTAAAAAAACATAGGAAAATGTCTTGTTTAACACAAGAAGCACTTGCCTATGATTTAGATATTCCTGTTTCTCAAATTGGAAGAATTGAAAGAGGGGAGATAAATACAACAATTTCTACCTTATTGGCAATCTCTAAAGCTTTAAATAAAAAGGTTGAAGATCTTTTTGATTTTGATTATTAACTATCTTTTTTAGCTTCTTCTAATAAGGAGTTTAATTGTTTTCTAAAATTATCGGGCAAATCTTTTTTTAATAATGATTTGAACGCTTTATCATGAAATGTATCGTTTTTGCTATCGACATAGCTATTGTATCTAATTGTAGAGAATATGATAACAGATGTTAGAAAAATAGTGAATAGATACAATTGCCATTTAATTTTACCTTTGAAAATAATTTCTTGAGTTGTTTTTAGTGGAAACTTAGACATAATACCTTCAAGGTAACTGTGAATAGCTTTGTAGATAGTTATACTGCTTTTTACCTCTTCATGTAGTTTATCATGTTTTTCTTCAAAACTTTTAATTTTAAGTAAAGTCATTTTACAAACACTAACGACATCGTTACCTATTTTGTTGTTTTTTATATCCCGCACATCATTTTTAAGGGTTTTAAAATCTTCATGTTGTTTTTCTAATTGTAATAAAATTTGTTTTGTTTCTAAATTTTCCATTATTCTTATTATTTAAATTAAACTGTTTTGTTTTTTATACTGTTTTTTTAAAACTTTAGCTATTTATAGTTCTTGTTTTAAGTTATTATCCTGATCTATTGATTTATCAATGTTTTGTAAAATTTTCTTAGTAATACCAGATAAACTATACCCTCTACCTACTGCACTCCCTTTTATTTTAGCCCCATTTTTCTTATAAACCTGAGTTCGACCTAAGGATTTAGCAAAAAAGAGCTAATTGTGCTGTACTTTCTGTTTCAAATTTAATAGATGGTTTCTTTTCTTGAAAAGAATAAGCAATAAGGCTAGCTACTAAATTTGTGATAAAATTACTAAAACTTCTATGTCTAGAATGTTCAGCTTGGGCGATATTTTTAAGTTGGTCATTAATTGTTTCTATAATTGATCTTTTACGCAGTAAAATTTTGTCACGCATTGTCATTAGTACATTTTTCATATTATTTTTAATTCCAGTAACTAAATGCAGTCCGTCTTCAAAAAGTAATTGAGTGATTTCTTTTGAAATATACCCTTTATCTGCGTATAAACTTCCTACAATTTTTTTTAAAAAATTGTCTTCTTTGATTGGTGTTCTATCGTCTACATTGGCTTGGGTGATGATAAAGTTCAGAATATCACCTTTATCATTTACTAATAGATGTAATTTAAAACCATGGAACCATCCCATGGTAGACTTTCCAGTAGTCGCAATTCCTTTAAAGACTTTATTATTTTTAATTCTCTTTTTGTCACACACTCTCAAAGGAGTTGAATCTATAAAGGATATCCCTGTACATTTACCCAAACAACAGGTTTTCATAAACACTATCAAAGGAAGCATATTGCTTTGCATTAGCTCAACAAAACGATTATAAGAAACTGTCTCAGGGAATTCATCAGTTAAATGCTTTTGAACATAGAAAAGGTAAAAATGTTTGAATGTTCTAATATTACTTGTGTGAAAAAGAACAGTTATGGTTAATATTTCACTTGTGGACATTTTAAAAGAACGATTTCTTTTCTTTTTTCCGCCTGAAATCGTTCTTTTTTGTAAAGCAGGCTCAAAAACTTGACAAAAATCGTCAATATCACAAAAAATTGTAGTAATTTTATCTATAGAAATCATAAGTAGAATTTTAGTTAAAAATTTGATATTCAGCATTTAAATATACTAATTTTCTACTTTTTTTACAATAAAAAAATAGGCTTTCTTACGTCGAACTCAGGTTATAAATAAAACTCACACCTCGTCCTTTTAAAACTTTATAATTATAGATTGCCATGATTTCTATAAATTGTTGGAAGGATCTTGAAGCTAAAATTGCAGCATCAATGTCTTCTTTAATTTTTTCAATAGAAGTGTTTTTATTCTTAGTACTATAATTAGATATTTGCTCTAAATCATAGATTTGCTCAATTTTCCGACATATTTCTCTTGCTCTTAAATGGCTAAACGAATCGGATAAAATTGAACCATCATTCTTTACTTTGTTTAAAGCAATGTGTAAATGAGGGTGTTCACGATCATAATGTTGATACGTAATGCTCATGCAATCATTTGCATTAAAAGCTTTAATAAAATCTTCCGAAATGTTTTTCATTTTAAAAGAGTTTATTTTTTCACTTTTAGGAAACGATAACACAATATGCATTAGGTTTTTTGTACATCTATTATTTAGTGACTGTGTTTTTTTAAACTCTTTAACCACTTCTGTTATCTTTAAATTAGGTAGTATATTGTTAGAAGTAATTACCTGATTATCTTTTGTCGTTATGTATTGTAAAAGTTTTAAGCATCCTTTACCACTACCTGTTAATATTTTTGCGATCATAATAATTATTTATTTTTTCAAGAGATAGTTTTATGTGATAAATCGTTTTTTCTAATGATATTTTTTCAGTAAGTTTTAAAGTCTTGTTGTACTTAATTAAAGTCCATAAGTTCTTTCCTATTATACCTAATTCATTTTGAAGCTTCAGCGTGTTTTTATCTGGTAAAGCTTGTATGTATAATTTTTTATTTTCAATTAAATGAATTAGGTAGCTGGAAATAGAAATGTTGTATTTCTTTTTTAATTTTAATAACTCTAACTTTGTTTCAGGAGTAACTCTAAGATATATGCGTTCAGTTTTTTTTATAGAACTCATACCTATTTATCTGTAATTGAATTGAAAGATTTTCTAAGAAGCATTTCTTCAATATCTATCTGATTAAAGAAAACCCTTCCACCGATACGAATTGGAGTTAAGTCTCCTTTCTCAATCCAATTATATAAAGTAGGCCTGGTGGTTTGAAATAATTCAACCAATTTGGAAATCGTATATAGATTTAACTCTTTTTTAGGAGCTAAGCTTTCTTTTGAATCCAATTTTTCTTTTAGAAATTTAATAATGGAATTGGATTCATTTTCGTTTTTGTTGTCTAATTTTAAAGGTGTAAATTCTCTAATCCCTTTTTCATCAATAATTAATAGTCTCATTATATTCATTATTTAGTGTTATTTGACAACAAAACTAATAGCTATACTTTATGGTAATTAATGGTAGCGTACGTAAATTTTATGTACGCTACCAGCAATTAATTAACAATCTTTTACTTCATTATATATTCTTTTAAAAGATTTGTAAGCTAAGGGGTTTTCTAGAATCCACTCAGATCCCAAAATGATTTTAGAAATTGCCTCTAAGTATTTGCTTTTTCTTTTAGCATTACTAATGTTTACTTTCTTATCTTTAGTAAGTGTTTCATATAAATTGCAGGGATATTGAGGATGTATTTTATCTACAGTTTCAAATTTTGAAATATCCCTATTTTTGATGTTTAAGTAAAAACGAACCCTAGTTTTTTTTATAACATCATAATAATCTAAGATACTTCTTCTACGATCGTTTTTTTCAAGTAACATTTCTTCAATTACTGCAATAGCTCCTATTCTTATAGATATCGTATTTAATTCTCTGTACTTTTTTTTATCATATAATTGTAATAGAATTTTTAAAAGTTCTTTAGTTTTCATGCAATTTATAGTTTTGCTTGTGTTCAAGGTGGTAAGGTCTTTTGTGAGTGCGGCAATTGCACTTTCATTTTCTATTATTTTTAGTAGTTCTTCTTTCATGATTTATAGTGATAGACCATTGTCCATGTCATTTTGGTTATTTTTATCAATTTTATTACTTAAATCATATTTTATAAATATGTTTTCAATTATTTTTTCTTGAATTTTTTGTATAAAATTTAATTTTCTCTCAAAAAATAAAAAATTCTCTTTTATATCTAAACAAAAAAATAAAGACCTCATTTCATTTTTCTTATAATGTTCTTTTAGAAACAAGTTGCAGTTATATAGTAATTTCTTTATGGCAATATTATCTATATCACAATTCTTATGTATCAAGTCTAAAATCACTTCTTTAAATTTATTCTCAGGAATAGATCTTATAATTTCAGAATTAGTAAGTTTCAGTTGATTTTCGAAAGGTCGGATGATTAAAAAAGTTATTTCTTTCATTAAGTAGTATCCTAACTCAAAATTTCTGATAAGACTAATATCATCGATAAATACCTTTTGAATAAAATTGTTTAAAGAGGGGTTCGCTTTAATGTTCAAATTATAATCCGTAGACTTTAGTTTTAAAAGTAAACTACGTAAATCTTCATCTTTTTTGTTTTTTTTTAATTGAATAAAATAGTACATGTATTTTTTAATTGTTCCAAGTATGTTTTCATCAGATTTCAATATCACATCGAATCTTATCTGGGCTTTTTTAAGATCTTCTGAAGGTTTAAATAGTAGTTTCATTGTTGATAAAGAGGCAAGGAAATTTATAGATCCTTTTTCAGATAAAAATTTCTTTTCTTCTTTCGGAAAAACTAAATCTCTCTCTTCTGTAATTAAGTCGATTTTTTGTCTAGTATCGACAGGTAGAATATTTATCATTTGATTTTAATTTTTGAAGGTTTTTTTAACTTTTACATTACGATACTCAAACACCAAATTCTTTTTTATAGAACTTTATGGTTACTAATTTCACTAAAACATCTTTTAGAGTATTCTCATTTGAATAAGTATTTTTGATTTTAGCTTTCGAAATAATTTGCTCACTTTTTTATTGATTAATAGGCTTCATTTATGAATTTTAATTTATTATATTTCCTTGTTTTTTATGTTAAAATTTCACGGATCTTCTATTATTAAATTAGGAATTAAGTAGTTTATTGAAAAATTACGAACATGCTGATTTTAACCGTTAAAATTTATGGTTATAATAAGTTATAACATTTTATTTAAATAAAATAAATTAATTTTAAATACCTATTATTTAGAGTATTAAAATTATTTAAGAAGAGTTTTAAGTATTGTTATTAGTTTTTTTGAGCTCTGAATTTTGAAAATTTTACCAGGAGCTAATGTCTTTTATTGAAAATTTTAAGATTATGTTTTTATTAAATGATATTATCATTTTTTATTTAAATTTAATGAATTAAGATTTTTATTAAATATATGATAATTAGAAATTGACGCAAATTTTTAAATAAAAGCGATATCATTTATTTGGCACATTATATCTTTATGAGCTGATAAGCGAATAAACAAGTTTGGAAATGGGAGGTACGTACATTTACACAACTTGCTAACCTCAAAAGAGGATAGTTAGTTACTTAATGGGAAATAAAATTTTTAGATAGATTGTGACTCGGCAGATTTGCGAGCAATCATTTTTAGGATGTCTTGGTGTCTAAAAAAACGCGACCACCAATTTTTACTGGTATAAGATCTCCGCGTTCTATCCATGAGTATAATGAGGGTCTTGTTGTAAGGAGCTTTAAAAGAGAAGTAAATGTGTGTAGTTCTAATTCTTTAGTGACTGGTTCTTTTTTATCTTGATTGATACTTTCTTTTAAAAGTTCAATTATAGATTTTGAATCAGTTTTATCTTGTGGGTTTGGATTAGCTTCGATAAATTCTCTAAAACCATTTTTGTCAATAATTAATAGTTTCATCGCATACATTATTTTATGTTATTTGACAAAACTATTGCAAGAATGTATACTAAATTGCTACTCATGAACATAGAAAAAGTGTACGCATGTAGCTTTAGATTAACAATTTTTTACATTATCGTAAGTTTTTACTAAAGTTATAACTACCTTTTTATTTTTTTAAATCCAGCTACTTCCAGATATAATTAGTGCTATAGCATCTTTGTAAGTCCCTTTTTTTCTACCATTAAATCTGTTTATTTTAGAATCATTTGTATTGGAGTCATAAAATCTACAAGGATATTGAGGCTGTATTTTCTGCACAGTATCAAATTTTTGCATCTCTCTATTTCTTAACTCATCTGGAAACCTAACTTTTGCTTTAATTATTATATTATATGGTGGATTATCTCTATTGGGTTCATTTTTTTCGATAATCATTTCTTCAGTTATTGCAATCGCTCCTATTCTTAAAGATATAGTATTTTTTTTCTGTAATTTTCTAATCCCATAATAGCAACAGCTGCTTTAGAAAAGTAAAGGGCTGTGACTGGATCTATCTTTTTACCTTTGGTTGATAGTATTAGTTTTAATGCTTAGTGAGAATAAAAAATCTCTCATTCGGTTTTCTTTGGAGTCATATATAAACTCATTAGTTTTGTATATAAAAACTTTACTTTCTACATCTTTAAAATTAGCTTTAGTAAATTCTGTTTCGATTAAATTAATCATAACTTTTTTCAAAATTTTCCTTTTCAATTTTTTGAATAACTTCATAAGGTTTTAATTTAATTTTTGGAATCTGATTTAATTTATAACTTATTCTTCTCATAAGATATCTCCCAAGTTCTTCGTTTCGTAAAACACTTATTTCATCAATAAATTTTCCTTTTACTAAAATTGAATTTATTTTTAATTTTAAAAAAGCTTTTCCTTGTTCAAACCGAACAAGTTCTTTTTCAGAATATAGCAAATTTATATCTTTATAATCTGGAATATATTGTAAGTAAACCATTTTGTTGTTTATTATTAAAATTATTGCTAAATTGGGTAATGGTACAGAATAGTTGATGATAAATTTCTAAAACATAAAATAGTTCTTTCTGACCTTGGTGGTTCAAATTAGTTGATGAAAAAGTTATGAAACGAGCTTGCGAACAACATTTAACCAAATAAATAAAATGCTAAATGAAATGTAAAAAGTGTAAGAGATTAGCCGTTAAAAATGGTAAACAATCAAATGGGAGACAACGATACTATTGTAAAAGTTGTAAATGTAGTTTTCAAAGAAGTTATATATAAAAGGCTTATAGGGAGAATACAGATAAAAACATTTATCTCTTCTTAAGAGAAAGTGTTGGAATAACTGCAACTGTACTGTGATTTCTTAATCTTAGTTATTCGTAAGCAACTCATTGACTATATAAAATCTGTATTAAGAAACTGTAAAGTTGCTTTTTACTTTCAAAATAAAATATAGATTCATAAAATTATGAATATTAAATTATCGAAAGATGACCAATAATTGTTATATATGATAATTATCATTTTTTTAAATTTATGAATTATATATTTTAGCAATTCTATAATGTAGAAAGATAATGTTTCTTTATTATTTTTATACTCTAGGAAAAGATTCTTTTAAAAAAGAAAATAAAAAATGATGTCAATAATAAATACAAATCTCAAAATTATATTAGTATTACAGCCTTGCTTGATACTTTCTCAAATAGCTTCTGAACAGTATCTCAATTATTAATATTTTTTTAGAAAATTTCCTTATTTTTGATTACATAAATAAAAAATTATGAAAAAAATAACTGGCTTTATTTTAATGCTACTAATCACCATTTTTTCAAAGGCTCAAACCCCACCTGTTCAATTGAATTCTTACGCACCTTCGTCTCCTAATATTGCTTCTCTTGGGAAATATGCAGATTATCCTGTAAGTTTAAATACTGGCACTGTTAACATTTCAGTTCCTTTGTATACCTTAAATACTTCTTCTATTACTTTACCAATCTCTATTAGTTATCATAGTTCAGGAATTAAGGTAAATGACAGAGCTTCGAGTGTAGGTTTAGGCTGGAGTCTAAATGCAGGAGGTGTTATTACTAGAACTGTAAAAGGGAGTCCTGACGGGTATGTTGATAGACCACCAGCCCCAAATGCTGTTGATTATCAGTATTTTGGAGACCCTTTAGCAATGACAAATGACCCAAGATGGATAAACCCAAATGCTAACCCTTATTGGTTTAGTCTATTTATCGATGAAAACTATATGAGTCCAAGTGAGTTAAATAAAAAAATCTATTTAGATAAACTTGTTAGGTTTAAAACAAAAGATGGAGAACCAGATAAATTTATTTACAATTTTAATGGTAATGTTGGAGGTTTTTTTTTAGATGGAATACCTAGAAAAGTATATTCATCTTCTTATGAAACAGTGAAAATTGAAGAAAATATCAATAATTATGATGGGGGGGACATCAGCATAACTACTCCAGACGGTATATTGTATAAATTTGGTAAAGATTTTCAAGGAAATTCTGTAACAGAAAAAACAATTCCTTCTAGTTCTACTCAATCAGGTACAACTAGTTACATAAATCCCAACTACATTTCTTCTTGGTATTTAACTGAGATTGTTTCGGCGAATAAATTAGATACAATTAGTTTTAAATATAAGAGTTACTCTAATCCTGAAAGTTTTTTTTCACAAGGATTTAGTAAAATAATAGACGGTTATCAATTAAGTTCTGATGTAAGTTCAAATACTATTGGCGATTGTACTGCTTTAAAAGTAAATTACTCAGGTGTAAGTAGAGAATCTAAATATTTAAAGGAAATCTTATTTAAGTCTGGAAAAATAGTATTCAACTCTGTTAAAGATAGAGAAGATAGTGCTGAATACAGATTATCAAGCATTGAAATTTATAATAAAATTAAAAATACCTATAGTAAAATCAAAAGTATAATTCTAGACAATAATCATTATTTTAATAGGACTACATTTGGGAACTTTATAGAACCTTTAAGTAGTAATGCACCAACCAAATCTTTAAAATTAAAAGAAATTGTCTTTAACAGTAGTAATAATGTAGAAGAAAAAAAATATTCATTTAAATATAATTCTGGACAATTACCTAAAAGAAATAGCACTGCTCAAGATTATTGGGGATATTATAATGGAAAAACATCCAATAGTTCTTTAGTTCCTGAAGCCACATATTATAAAACTCCTTCATGTTTTAACCAAACGTTCACTTCAGATAGAAAAGCTAGTTCAGTACATATGAAAGCTGCAGTGTTAGAAGAAATAAAGTACCCAACAAAAGGAATTGTTAAATTTGATTTTGAACCCCATTATGCTAAAGATGGAAACAATGTTTCAATTCCAGTTGGAGGTTTACGCATAAAGTCTATAAAACATTTTATTAATGATGTTACCGACATCCCTTCTCTGATAAAAAGATACACCTATAATGGAGAAGCTTACGCAGGGGATGGAAAAATGCTGTACAAATACGATAATAATAAAACTCAATCAGTCTCTATTCCTGGTAGCCCTTTTTCTGGTGGTGTACGTCCTTCTTATAAATATGAAAATTACAGTTCAGACCCGGTTGATATAAAATCTAATAATGGCTCTCCAGTAGAATACTCTAAGGTCACAGAATTTAATAGTCAACAAGGAATATCAGGAAAAACAGTTTACAATTATAAGCCTTCTGTTTTAGATTTTCAAGGGCTACCTATACTTCATACTCCGTATCCAAATGTTGAACTATCTTTTTACCCTCAATGGCAACAAGGAAGATTAGAATCAAAAGAAGTTTACAGTTATGAAAACAATGCTTATTCACTAGTTTTAAGACAGAAAAATCTTTATACAAATCTAAAACAAAAGATAATTAAAGCTTTAAAAGCACAGGTCTATGTTCAAGATTCTAATGAAGGAGGGTTAGGAATTGTTGCCTTTAATTACAATATACTTTTAGGTAAAAGCGCTATTCATAAAACAATAACTGAAAAATATAAAAATGGTCAATTAGTTATATCTTCATCATCAGATTATGAATATGAGCAAGAACACTTTTTGTTAAAAAAAGAAATTAGTAATACGAGTGTTATCAATAATAAAATTGAAACTCAATATGAATACCCTCATACGATTGAAAATACTTCAGCGGTAACCAATAAGTTAAAAGATAATTTTATGTTAGTACCAGCTATACAAACTAAAATGTATAAAGATAAAGCTGGATTAAAAAAATTACTATCTGCTAACTACATTGTTTATAAAGACTGGGGCAATAATGTTATTCTACCTAACTTAGTCCAAACTGCAAAAGGAACAAGTACATTTGAAGACAGGATAGTTTATCATGATTATGACGATAAGGGAAATCCTACAGAGGTTAGCAAGAAAGATGGTTTAAAAATTTATTATGTTTGGGGTTATCAACAAACAAAACCCATTGCCAAAATTGTAGGATACACTAGCTTCACTTCCGCTCAACAATTAGCTATAAACAATGCAGTTTTAGCGTCAAATAGTGATACTAGTAGATGTTTAGACTCAGAGAGTTGTAATGAGAAAACATTACGAGAAAAGTTAGGTTTAGTAAGAGCTTTGCTCCCCAACGCTCAAGTTACTACATACACTTACGACCCTTTAATTGGAGTTACTAGTATTACAGATCCGAGAGGCTATACGATGTACTATGAGTATGATACCTTTAACCGCCTAAAACAAGTTAAAGATGCTGCTGGCAAGATATTAACTGAGAATGAATATAACTATAAAAACTAAGATATGAAAAAGCTACTTATATTGTGTTTGACACTTTTATTTTTTAGTTTTATTACAAGCGCCCAAGATACAAACTTAACCGTTTTTGATGATGACCCTGTGGTACCTATTGGACCAGGAGGCCCTGGGGGTCCGGGAGATCCAGCAACACCTATTCCTATCATTTCTGGTCTTACTTCTGTTAAAGTAAATGATATTAAAACGTACTTGCTAAGCCCCGCTCCTGCCATAAACTTAAATCAAAAAGGTATTTGGGCAGTTACCAAGGGGGTTATTTTAAGTCAATCCAATACAAATATTCAAATAAAATGGACTGCCTCTGGGAGTGGGTCGATAACATATTTAATTGTAGACAAGCAATTTGAAGAACTTATTTTTAAAACAGTCTCTTTAAACGTTGTTATAGGGTCATCTACTGGAAGTTCAACACCAAATCCAACACCGAATCCAACAACTAACTTAAGTAACGAGAATTACATTTACACAATAACACCACGAAAAGCAACCACAGATGTATCTGGTCTTTCAAATGATGAGAAAATTGAAAATGTCACTTATTTCGATGGTTTAGGAAGAGCGAAACAATCTATAGCTATAAGAGCTGGAGGGCAAAAACAAGACATTGTTACTCATATCGAATACGATGCATTCGGGCGTCAAGCAAAAGAATATTTACCATTTGCAGCTACAACTAATAATGGACTTTACAGGACAGGAGATTTAGCAACCACTACAAATCACTATTACAAAACAAAATACGCAGAAGATTTTGCAGGAGTTACAGTACCTAATACAAATGCCTACTCACAAAAAGTATTTGACAAATCTCCGTTAAACCGAGTTTTAGAACAGGCAGCTCCAGGAAAAGATTGGAAAGTGGGCGCTGGGCATACCATACAATTTGAATATGCTACCAATACAGCTACAGAGGTAAGACAGTATTATGTGACCACTACTTTTTCAAACAATACTTACACTCCTACTTTACAATTAAATACATCTATTAATTCTGGTTATTACAAAGCTTCTCAATTATACAAAACTATAACCAAAGATGAAAACCATACTGGCACCACTAAAAATCATACTACAGAAGAGTTTAAAAATAAACAAGGTCAAGTTGTTTTAAAAAGAACTTATGCAGATATCGATTTAAATGGAGATGGAGACACTGCTGATACTGGAGAGCAACAGGCTAAACATGATACGTACTACGTATATGATGATTTTGGAAACTTAACCTATGTTTTACCTCCTAAAGCAGAGGCAAACACATCTAAACCAAATTCAACAAAATTGTCAGAATTATGTTATCAATACAAATATGATCATAGAAATCGTTTGGTTGAGAAAAAAATACCAGGAAAAGGTTGGGAATATATTATATATGACAATTTAGACAGACCTGTGCTGACTCAAGATGCTAATCAAAGAACGCCTAAAAAATGGTTATTTACCAAATACGATCAATTAGGTAGAGTTATATATACAGGAATTTATACACATGCTTCTTTGTCAAGCAGGACAAGCATGCAAACAACTTTTAAAAACAAAAGTGAAGCTCAAAACTATGAGACAAAAGTAACATCAGGAACAGGTTACAGTGGAACTTATTACTCGAATAGCGATTTTCCAAATTCAAATTTAGAAATATTAACTGTAAGTTATTATGATAATTATACCTTTAATAGAGCTGGCGCTGGAATATCTGTCACCACAAATGGCGTTACATCAACAAGTAATGTAAAAGGACTGGTTACTGGAAGTCGTATAAAAATCTTAGATACAAACCCAGCAAAATGGATTACAACAGTAAGCTATTACGATGCTAAGGCTCGACCAATATATACTTACTCAAAAAATGAATATTTAAACTCCTTAGATATTGTAGAGAGTAAATTAGATTTTGTAGGAAAAGTTATAGAAACAAAATCTCATCATTCTAAAACAGGAGATAATATAGCCTCTACAATAATTATTAAAGATGATTTGACATATGATCATATGAATAGACTAAAAAAGCATAGTCAAACCATTGGGACACATACCGAGACGATTGCGGAAAATACCTATGACGATTTAGGGCAACTGATAACTAAAGGAGTTGGAGGTGAATCTAGCAATACTAATAGATTGCAAATGGTAAATTATAAATATAATGTTAGAGGGTGGCTGAGAGGTATCAATGACAATAATACCAGTAATGCTTCAGTTTCACTAGCATCAGGAGATTTATTTGGCTTTGAAATTAACTATAACAGCCCAAGTACAGGAGGAACTGCTTTATATAATGGGAATATAAGCCAAACCTTATGGAAAACAACAAGTGCTAACCCATCTGGAAACACGATTAGTAATAAATATTCATATTCTTACGATGCTTTAAATCGAATTACAAGTGCAAATGATAATACAGGAAGATATGATGTTTGGGGAATTGTGTATGATAAAAA from the Polaribacter cellanae genome contains:
- a CDS encoding helix-turn-helix transcriptional regulator, with amino-acid sequence MFYESALKKHRKMSCLTQEALAYDLDIPVSQIGRIERGEINTTISTLLAISKALNKKVEDLFDFDY
- a CDS encoding helix-turn-helix domain-containing protein, which encodes MRLLIIDEKGIREFTPLKLDNKNENESNSIIKFLKEKLDSKESLAPKKELNLYTISKLVELFQTTRPTLYNWIEKGDLTPIRIGGRVFFNQIDIEEMLLRKSFNSITDK
- a CDS encoding RHS repeat domain-containing protein, producing the protein MKKITGFILMLLITIFSKAQTPPVQLNSYAPSSPNIASLGKYADYPVSLNTGTVNISVPLYTLNTSSITLPISISYHSSGIKVNDRASSVGLGWSLNAGGVITRTVKGSPDGYVDRPPAPNAVDYQYFGDPLAMTNDPRWINPNANPYWFSLFIDENYMSPSELNKKIYLDKLVRFKTKDGEPDKFIYNFNGNVGGFFLDGIPRKVYSSSYETVKIEENINNYDGGDISITTPDGILYKFGKDFQGNSVTEKTIPSSSTQSGTTSYINPNYISSWYLTEIVSANKLDTISFKYKSYSNPESFFSQGFSKIIDGYQLSSDVSSNTIGDCTALKVNYSGVSRESKYLKEILFKSGKIVFNSVKDREDSAEYRLSSIEIYNKIKNTYSKIKSIILDNNHYFNRTTFGNFIEPLSSNAPTKSLKLKEIVFNSSNNVEEKKYSFKYNSGQLPKRNSTAQDYWGYYNGKTSNSSLVPEATYYKTPSCFNQTFTSDRKASSVHMKAAVLEEIKYPTKGIVKFDFEPHYAKDGNNVSIPVGGLRIKSIKHFINDVTDIPSLIKRYTYNGEAYAGDGKMLYKYDNNKTQSVSIPGSPFSGGVRPSYKYENYSSDPVDIKSNNGSPVEYSKVTEFNSQQGISGKTVYNYKPSVLDFQGLPILHTPYPNVELSFYPQWQQGRLESKEVYSYENNAYSLVLRQKNLYTNLKQKIIKALKAQVYVQDSNEGGLGIVAFNYNILLGKSAIHKTITEKYKNGQLVISSSSDYEYEQEHFLLKKEISNTSVINNKIETQYEYPHTIENTSAVTNKLKDNFMLVPAIQTKMYKDKAGLKKLLSANYIVYKDWGNNVILPNLVQTAKGTSTFEDRIVYHDYDDKGNPTEVSKKDGLKIYYVWGYQQTKPIAKIVGYTSFTSAQQLAINNAVLASNSDTSRCLDSESCNEKTLREKLGLVRALLPNAQVTTYTYDPLIGVTSITDPRGYTMYYEYDTFNRLKQVKDAAGKILTENEYNYKN
- a CDS encoding plasmid mobilization protein, whose product is MSSIKKTERIYLRVTPETKLELLKLKKKYNISISSYLIHLIENKKLYIQALPDKNTLKLQNELGIIGKNLWTLIKYNKTLKLTEKISLEKTIYHIKLSLEKINNYYDRKNINR
- a CDS encoding relaxase/mobilization nuclease domain-containing protein, whose protein sequence is MIAKILTGSGKGCLKLLQYITTKDNQVITSNNILPNLKITEVVKEFKKTQSLNNRCTKNLMHIVLSFPKSEKINSFKMKNISEDFIKAFNANDCMSITYQHYDREHPHLHIALNKVKNDGSILSDSFSHLRAREICRKIEQIYDLEQISNYSTKNKNTSIEKIKEDIDAAILASRSFQQFIEIMAIYNYKVLKGRGVSFIYNLSST
- a CDS encoding IS1/IS1595 family N-terminal zinc-binding domain-containing protein, which gives rise to MKCKKCKRLAVKNGKQSNGRQRYYCKSCKCSFQRSYI
- a CDS encoding IS982 family transposase; this encodes MISIDKITTIFCDIDDFCQVFEPALQKRTISGGKKKRNRSFKMSTSEILTITVLFHTSNIRTFKHFYLFYVQKHLTDEFPETVSYNRFVELMQSNMLPLIVFMKTCCLGKCTGISFIDSTPLRVCDKKRIKNNKVFKGIATTGKSTMGWFHGFKLHLLVNDKGDILNFIITQANVDDRTPIKEDNFLKKIVGSLYADKGYISKEITQLLFEDGLHLVTGIKNNMKNVLMTMRDKILLRKRSIIETINDQLKNIAQAEHSRHRSFSNFITNLVASLIAYSFQEKKPSIKFETESTAQLALFC